The Myxococcus fulvus sequence TGCTGGCCCGCGAGGAGGCGAACACCTTCCGCGTCGTCACGCCCCATGGCTTCAAGTCCATGCACGGGGGCATGACGTCGGACCAGGTGGTGGCGCTCCTGGGCCGCCCCATGACGCGCGAGCAGGACGCCACGGGCGCGGACTGCTACCGCCACGGCACGCCGTCCATGGAGAAGGAGTTCTTCCTCGTCTATTCCGTCTGCTACCAGGACGGGAAGCTGAAGGACGTGAAGCAGCAGAAGTTCTCCGCCTGGTCCGTGGACCCGGAGACGGGCAGCTTCGAGGCGCCCTCGGGTGGCGAGGCCCCTGCCGCCCCCACGCAGGCGCCCGCCGCCGCGGGGACGACCCAGGGCTGACGGGCCCCTCGCGGGGTGCCAGTCCGACTGGACGTGAAGTGCGACCCAGTCGCATGATGCGTCCATGCGTCGGGCCTCACATCCATCCATGCTGGGCCCCGAGGGGCTGAACCGTGCGCTGGAGCACCTTCGCGCGTTCGTGCGGCGCAAGGGGCTCAAGAGCTCGCTGGTGCGCGAGTCGGTGGCGCGCGCGGCGCTGGAGCACGTGGGGCACTTCACGGCGGAGGAGCTGGTGCGCTCCGTGCGGGAGCGGGGCGTGGAGGACGTGCACCCCGCCACCGTCTACCGGGTGCTGCCGCTGCTGGTGGAGGCGGAGCTCATCCACCAGACGCTGGTCTCCGGCGGCGAGGGCCAGCGCTACGAGCGCGCCTTCGAGCGCGAGCACCACGACCACATCATCTGCTCCTCGTGCGGCAAGGTGGTCGAGTTCCACTTCGAGGCCATCGAGCTGCTCCAGAGCGACGTGGCGAAGAGCCTCGGCTTCCGGCTCACCGGGCACATCCACGAGCTGTTCGGGGTGTGCTCGGCCTGCGAGCCCCTGGCCAGGACGTGAGCCGGTCCCTCCTGGATGACGGCTCCGGGTGTCTGTGCGACTGATTCGCAGGATTGTCCCCAGCATCGATGCTGACGCCCTGTTCATGGATGGGCTCTCCCACGTGAGTGATATCCGGAGTCGCTGACTGTTCACGCGTGAGCGCGTCGGCGCTCCTCGGGTGGGGGTGTAGGCGCGACCCGCGTGTCCTCACCTTAGGGGCCTGTCCGGAGGGGGGCGGGTGTGGGGCGGCCGTGGACGTTCTTCCAGCGCGTGGGCGCTGGCTTCATCGCGGCCCTGCTCGTCGCGCTGGTGCTGACATGCACGTTGGCCGTGGAGCTCGTGTCCGCGCGCTCCAGTCGCAGGGCGAACCTCCTCGCGATGTCGATGGACCGGCTGGAGGTGGAGCACCTGCGAGGGGCCTTCACCGACAAGGTCTCCAGTGAGCGGAGCGTCGTCCTGTCCGACGATGCGTTCTTCGCCGAGGACCGGGTGCGCGCTCGCGAGTGCTTCATCGTCACGCACGAGCGGCTCGTGCCTCGACTGGTGACACCGCCCGCGGCGACGCTGCTCGAGTCGGTGCTGCGCGCGGAGCAGGAGCACGAGCAGGCCGTGCGGGAGTGGGTCGCCATCCACGCCACGCGCGCGCTGCACTCTCGACGCGAGGCATTGTTCGAGGAGCGGGCCAGGGACACGAGGCTGCGCACCTACGCGACGCTCCATCAGCTCACGGCCCGGATGGAGTCACGGGTGGGCGCGAGCCTCCAGTCCGTGGTGGAGACGGAGGAGCAGGTCCTGCTGCTCTCCCTGGTGGCGATGAGCCTGGTCCTCGCGCTGGTCGCGACCTCGGGAGGGCTGCTGCTCTCCCGGCTGTCCTCGCCGCGAAGCGGGGTCGAACCCACGCGAATCAATCC is a genomic window containing:
- a CDS encoding Fur family transcriptional regulator, with translation MRRASHPSMLGPEGLNRALEHLRAFVRRKGLKSSLVRESVARAALEHVGHFTAEELVRSVRERGVEDVHPATVYRVLPLLVEAELIHQTLVSGGEGQRYERAFEREHHDHIICSSCGKVVEFHFEAIELLQSDVAKSLGFRLTGHIHELFGVCSACEPLART